From Nymphaea colorata isolate Beijing-Zhang1983 chromosome 6, ASM883128v2, whole genome shotgun sequence, a single genomic window includes:
- the LOC116255860 gene encoding protein INVOLVED IN DE NOVO 2-like translates to MSSDENSDFSESELEDRVQKSYAQLKEGGIFRRNADGTFKCPFCLGKKKQDYRYKDILQHANGVANSPKSLEKAAKHRALEMILMEDAEQLKPSGPPMIDSRPPKRVRLERKEERFVWPWMAIVANIPTALENGAYVTNGKLKAQFSEFSPAKVTLMWDALGFRGMAVVEFEKNWTGFYCAISFEKSFELRCHGKTQWIESKKCDSSMYAWLAREDDYHNSDDYVKMQLHHGDLKTISELQEEEERKKNTLVDDLTLRIDEKNKDLQSSGEQLMEMTYSLNQFKSALERKDSEMARLLEVNVGIVGSALGFCIFVMVDVGVIDENDEKLRRLRIEWGEGPHEAVVTAMKQLNEYNPSGRYVIEEMWNHKENRKATLKEVIGYLVKTYKTRTRRI, encoded by the exons ATGTCTTCAGATGAAAATAGTGATTTCAGTGAATCTGAGCTTGAAGATCGAGTTCAGAAATCATACGCACAACTGAAAGAAGGAGGAATTTTCCGAAGGAATGCAGATGGGACATTCAAGTGCCCTTTTTGTCTGGGGAAGAAAAAGCAGGACTATCGATATAAAGATATTCTCCAACATGCGAATGGAGTGGCAAATTCACCTAAGAGTTTGGAAAAGGCTGCCAAACATCGTGCACTAGAGATGATTTTGATGGAGGATGCGGAACAGCTGAAGCCTTCCGGGCCACCCATGATTGATTCTAGACCTCCCAAGCGTGTAAGACTAGAACGTAAGGAAGAAAGATTTGTATGGCCTTGGATGGCTATTGTTGCTAATATACCAACTGCGTTGGAGAATGGGGCTTATGTTACTAATGGAAAGCTAAAGGCACAGTTTTCTGAATTCAGCCCAGCAAAAGTAACCCTTATGTGGGATGCACTGGGCTTTCGAGGAATGGCGGTTGTTGAATTTGAGAAGAATTGGACAGGTTTCTACTGTGCAATATCATTTGAGAAGTCATTTGAGCTGAGGTGCCATGGTAAAACTCAGTGGATTGAGTCAAAAAAGTGTGATTCAAGTATGTATGCATGGCTAGCGCGGGAAGATGACTATCACAATTCTGATGATTATGTAAAGATGCAACTTCATCATGGTGATCTAAAGACTATTAGTGAGCtccaagaggaggaagaacgaAAGAAGAACACTCTAGTAGACGACCTCACACTTAGAATCGATGAAAAGAATAAGGACTTGCAGTCTTCGGGTGAACAGCTGATGGAAATGACTTACTCATTGAATCAGTTTAAGTCTGCACTTGAAAGGAAAGACAGTGAGATGGCACGACTGCTTGAAG TCAACGTGGGAATTGTAGGTTCTGCCTTGGGTTTTTGCATATTTGTCATGGTAGATGTG GGTGTCAtagatgaaaatgatgaaaagttAAGGCGCTTAAGAATTGAGTGGGGTGAAGGCCCCCACGAAGCTGTAGTGACTGCCATGAAGCAGTTAAATGAATATAATCCCAGTGGACGGTATGTAATCGAGGAAATGTGGAATCACAAGGAAAACAGAAAGGCAACCTTAAAAGAAGTTATTGGCTATCTTGTAAAGACTTACAAGACACGCACCCGCAGGATTTAG